The Candidatus Cloacimonadaceae bacterium genome has a window encoding:
- a CDS encoding thiamine pyrophosphate-dependent enzyme — MEKLMLLGDEALAQGALDAGISGFYAYPGTPSTEIVEYVQHSKQAEAGGVHRQWSSNEKTAMESAIGMSYSGKRTMACMKHVGLNVAADPFMNSAFTGANGGLIITVADDPSMHSSQNEQDSRYYGKFAMIPVLEPSNQQECYDMAFHGFELSERFHIPVMIRLTTRLSHSRSGVMRREPLRQNPLKKPDDLFQFMLLPAIARRKYKHLIELQNSFVHASLESPFNSFHLEAPDLTIGIIATGLAYNYLREVFQDREIPYPVLKICQYPLPMKAIHALYDLCDSILVLEEGMPIVEESIKGASFNGTKPIKGRLDGTLSRDGELNPNKVAVALGLPDTFGSIIPAVICPRPPALCVGCPHCDSYIALNEAVAEYGRGHVFSDIGCYTLGFLPPYNAINSCVDMGASITMAKGASDAGLFPAVAVIGDSTFAHSGMTGLMDCIYENSNVVVVILDNATTGMTGGQDYTAVGRLEDICAGIGVSRDHIRVFVPFKKNYEDMVRIYKEEIAYNGVSVIIPRRECVQTLKKKNKLETPA; from the coding sequence ATGGAAAAACTGATGTTATTGGGAGACGAAGCTTTGGCACAAGGCGCCCTGGATGCTGGTATATCGGGGTTTTACGCCTATCCGGGCACGCCTTCCACGGAGATTGTGGAATATGTCCAACACAGCAAACAAGCGGAAGCCGGCGGTGTTCACCGACAATGGTCTTCCAATGAGAAAACCGCGATGGAATCCGCCATCGGAATGAGCTATAGCGGCAAACGCACTATGGCTTGCATGAAGCACGTGGGCTTGAACGTAGCCGCCGATCCATTTATGAATTCAGCTTTCACAGGTGCCAACGGCGGGCTAATAATCACTGTGGCGGATGATCCTTCCATGCATTCATCCCAAAACGAGCAGGATTCGAGATATTACGGCAAGTTTGCCATGATCCCCGTGCTCGAACCCTCCAACCAACAGGAATGTTATGATATGGCATTTCATGGCTTCGAGCTTTCGGAGAGATTTCACATCCCTGTGATGATTCGTCTGACCACGCGTCTGTCGCATTCCCGCAGCGGAGTGATGCGCCGAGAACCTTTGCGGCAGAATCCGTTGAAGAAACCGGACGACCTCTTTCAATTTATGCTCCTTCCCGCGATCGCACGCAGGAAATACAAACACTTGATCGAGCTTCAGAATAGCTTTGTGCACGCGTCGCTGGAGAGTCCATTCAATAGTTTCCATCTGGAAGCGCCGGATTTGACGATCGGAATCATCGCCACTGGGCTGGCATACAACTATTTGCGCGAGGTTTTTCAAGATCGCGAGATTCCCTATCCCGTGCTCAAGATATGCCAATATCCACTTCCGATGAAAGCCATCCACGCGCTCTACGACCTCTGCGACAGCATTTTGGTGCTTGAAGAAGGCATGCCGATCGTGGAAGAAAGCATCAAAGGTGCCTCCTTCAATGGCACAAAGCCGATCAAAGGCAGACTGGACGGCACTTTGAGCCGCGATGGAGAACTCAATCCAAATAAAGTCGCCGTCGCACTTGGGCTTCCGGATACATTCGGATCAATCATCCCCGCTGTCATCTGTCCAAGACCTCCGGCTCTCTGTGTCGGCTGCCCTCACTGCGATAGCTACATCGCTCTCAACGAAGCGGTTGCAGAATATGGCAGAGGACACGTCTTCAGCGATATCGGCTGCTATACCTTGGGCTTTTTACCACCCTACAACGCGATCAATTCCTGCGTGGATATGGGTGCATCAATCACGATGGCAAAAGGTGCTTCCGACGCAGGTCTCTTTCCCGCTGTAGCAGTGATCGGAGATTCCACATTCGCGCATTCCGGCATGACGGGACTGATGGATTGCATCTATGAAAACTCAAACGTGGTGGTCGTGATCCTTGATAACGCCACCACGGGCATGACCGGCGGACAGGATTACACCGCCGTTGGCAGATTGGAAGATATCTGTGCCGGTATCGGAGTTTCCAGAGATCACATCCGCGTTTTCGTCCCCTTCAAGAAAAACTATGAGGATATGGTGCGAATCTATAAAGAGGAGATCGCCTACAATGGCGTTTCCGTGATTATTCCGCGCCGCGAGTGCGTGCAAACCCTGAAGAAAAAGAACAAATTGGAGACACCAGCATGA
- a CDS encoding indolepyruvate oxidoreductase subunit beta — translation MKKDIILAGVGGQGILTIATIIGHAALKRGWHLKQAEVHGMSQRGGDVQSHLRLSSEPIWSDLISLGKADMILSVEPMEALRYLPYLAPDGWIITNKTPFNNVAVYPDLEAIYAEIRKIPNHVLIDADVIAKAVKANRSMNIVVLGAAIGHLGFSSDEIADAITASFSRKGEAIVEGNLRALKAGINAEIE, via the coding sequence ATGAAAAAGGACATCATTCTCGCCGGAGTGGGCGGTCAGGGCATCTTGACCATCGCCACGATCATCGGACACGCGGCGCTGAAGCGTGGCTGGCATCTCAAACAAGCCGAAGTTCACGGTATGAGCCAACGCGGCGGAGACGTGCAATCCCACCTTCGCCTATCCAGCGAACCGATCTGGAGCGATCTGATCTCTTTGGGCAAAGCTGATATGATCCTTTCCGTGGAACCGATGGAAGCCTTGCGCTATCTGCCCTACCTCGCCCCGGATGGATGGATCATCACCAATAAAACACCCTTCAATAACGTCGCTGTTTATCCTGATCTGGAAGCGATCTATGCCGAAATTCGCAAGATCCCCAATCACGTGCTCATCGATGCGGACGTCATCGCCAAAGCGGTGAAGGCAAACCGCAGTATGAATATCGTCGTCCTTGGAGCTGCGATCGGACACCTCGGATTTTCCTCGGATGAGATCGCAGATGCCATCACCGCGAGCTTTTCCCGTAAAGGCGAAGCAATCGTGGAAGGCAATCTGCGCGCTTTGAAAGCGGGGATCAATGCCGAGATAGAATAG